Genomic DNA from Magnolia sinica isolate HGM2019 chromosome 4, MsV1, whole genome shotgun sequence:
TAGAAGAGGTGTTCTtgactttctaattcattcccaagggttttaagggcatagcttgggcttGTTGAGTAtattcaaggcttgttcgaatcggtaatctctatctcttgtaatttgtgTTTTTATAGTGCATCATCATTTTATATGACAGATACTTGATGAAGAAGGCATGACTCTACAGAAAATTCATAAGAGCATGAATCTGGTTGATATAGTTGCGAAGGCAGTTcccacagaacttgaacttctctgtgggaacTTCTTTCTTGGAACTGCCTTCGTAAGCatggtggagctatgatgcaagaaGGAATTAGAGATGAAGATAAGAAGCTATGAAgaataaagattgaagacatggtggagattgtgttgatgtcttaaatatataAGTGACAGgatctatcgatgccatcgaaaaaatctgaaaaatccatgTTTTGGTGTTTTCTCTAAGTCATTAAaagtgttcaatgccatcgacaaatcgtcaatgccatcgaagtcatATCGAAGGTGCCATCAAGCGCGCGCGAAATTGTATAAGTGCcggatttgtttcatatttcgaTTGTGATATTCTGTTATGCTGTATATAACAAGTGTAATCAGGATTTGGGTAGAAGAAGAGGTGTTCTTGACTTTCTAATTCATTCTCAAGGGTTTTAAGGGCATAGATTGAGCTTGTGGAGTatattcgaggcttgttcgaatcagtaatctctatctcttgtaatttataCTTTCATAGTCCATCActcgttgctttgtgccgtggatTTTTTTCGAATGAGTTTTTCTATGTAAAATTCGAATTAtttgtgtttggacttggttgtatGATTGGTAGTACTTTGCCTagttcatctctatgtgcttccatAGTTCCCTAACAGAATCACCATGAGACATACACATTTTCACTCAAGTATGATAACCACATGTGTATGCCATTTCAAGTCTAAAAAACTACAATTTGAATGCATAACGAAGTCTTAACTAATACCCAGATCCACCGATGATTAGATAGGGTGCTTGTGAGTTTATTGACGTGgggaaggacatgaggtcgagcatcgtcttcctcaagggaataactgttccgaatccacggaacttctttggactcctcacagagatttctcgaatccactaGAAAGAAAcaagtaaaatagaaaataaattttataaaattcaaaattgattgatgaatgaaataaaagagttcacaaccctttaaatagggataccaaacaatggaagagaaatcaaaagcaaactacaactaaaactcctaaaatttacaatttactacaaatagtaaacttactatttatagatggtcgtgatgtctactagtgcgcaaggttttcggccaaaaatagcaagtatcaggtaactcattccggattgcgagatacacccgatttaaggtccgacggtccagatcacttctgtcatcgaccgggccttttctgatccatcttggtcatgaagttgtccgtgacccgctctacgtcATTTACACTCCTTATACtggacctaggagaaatcctcaCATGGTCCACCGTTTAATGTGTTAACTTATATGCATGTTGTGCACTCATGCACTGATGTGAGTCCTCTACTCAAATTTCCTTAGATAAAGCAAACACTGCTACTGCAGCCACATATAACATTACACTACCACACATATATATGCTAGCACAACCATACTATAGATGTGAATATTCCTTTTCATGGTTAAGATTTCTTGGCCCACATCTCTCTTTACCTTCAAGTACTACACCTTGTTAAAGTTCCTCACAGGGTCATTATTTACGGTGGGAGTCGTGAGTATTCTTCCACCCTTACTAAGCTAGCatgtttttaaataataaaagaaaaggagaaagtaaGGCATAAAGTTCAAACTTGTGACATGGCATTTCAACATCTACCAACATGCCATCAACTGTGTTGTTGTTTAAGTTAATATTATTTAATTCTCATAGAATTTCAAATATCCAATATTACTCAAAAATACTTCCTAATTTAACTATTTAATATATATCAAGCCAAGTCGAATTGAATACTAGAGTGCATTTATGTTATAAAACCTTTGACAAACAACAAACAGGCTTGTACCTGGCCCATTTATATAGGGTAACTAGGAAATACTGTAAGTATATGCCCAAGACAAATGGATGAAGACATGTTTTCCCAGAGGGATATATCTAGACAGGTTTGTCCAGGATCCATACCTTCTTTATAAGAAAACTGAAAAATACCATCTTAGCAACAACATCTATCCAGATATGTGATTCTAATAAGTACATAGCCAAAGGGAACTATAGGACTTTTCAGTACCATGAGTCTCCTATTTTTAGTTCGCTGTAGCTGTGGAATGGAAGTCAAAAGGAGTGTAACAACTCCTTCACCATGCATTTCACAACTTGCATGAATGATATGTCAATGCTGAGAATCTCATTGTTAGAGGATTCTAGCATCCAATTAGGTTCCGTTGAATGGACCGTCAAAATGAAAGTGCCAATGGTCCAGATTTTTCCTGTGAAATTGGTGAACTTAGACGGTTAAGATGCTTCATTCAATGTGATTTTCATGGTATGGAAAGTTTGACTAGGTATACTAAAGAGTTACCCGTGTTGATAAACAATGGCGAAACCACAGCATTGTCCTTTTCTCTCAAGTCAATGATCTCGTGTGAAAGGAAGTTGGGGTCTTAAAAGTTGCAACCGCAGGATGTTGCATGCCTGGCCTACGGTTTCATTGGATGAGACGATCCTAACCGTCAGATTCATCTGCACTCTCCTGCTGAATGTAGATCACTGGAAATATTTGCTTTGACAGTCAACTTGAAGGCCAATGAAAGAACGGGTAGGGTCTTTTGAACAGTGGGCATCCAAGGCAGGGGACAtaagatggacggtcccgattcaGTGTTAACGGCCGCTGAATCATTTCATGTACTTGGGGTTAAGTAAGCCCTTCATTTGATCTCTGAAACATTTCACGGCTACAATTGCATGTGTGAATGTCTGATTGAATTCTTGACTATCATGCTTGACTTTTGAGCACTTCTAAAGTCCACAATGTGGGTTCTAACTGccactttaaaaataaaataaaattcttatAGCTTTAATCAAAAGAGTTTCTTCTTCTGCCCATGTTGCCTCTCAGGATCATAGTTTCAAAACTCGtagactcaactcaaaactcgactgagtcaactcagttaggcaagatttcaagccgagtcagtGGGAAACTCAGTTTCAAGGCTAACTTAGCCTTGATCTAAAGAGACTCATAAAGTCGACTCGATAGATAGCAGAGAGATTTCGAGCCAAGTCACTAGAAAACTCAATACCATGCATGGCCCGCCTTGATTTGGAGAGACTCTTCAAGTCAATTCGATAGGTAGGTCACAATGAGATTTTGAGCCATGTCACTAGGAAACTTAACACCAGGCCCAACTCGGCCTTGATTTGGAGAGACTCGTCAAGTGGACTTAATGGCTTTGTCGACTCTGGTAACAAATAGAAGTGAGATTTGAAGTCTCCAACATCAATTTATGTTTTTCTTGGTTTAATTAGatttcataatatatatatatatatatatacacacacacactaaattACCTATTCTACATATTTGAATATTTCAAACATTTTCTATTTACAATAATTAAATACCGAGTCAAGTCTGGTCAAATATTTGAGTCAACCTGACCCAGTTGGGTCGACTTTTCTAACACGCTTAGCTGACCCAGTGATTTGATTCAGCACGTCTCTTCTGGTTATTACCATAAATAAGCTATGGTCCAATAATCATACTTTGGTTACAATCATGACATTTGATGTTTGGAGTGGAATGTTACCCATTGAAAGTTTCTTTTCAATATTTCAAattcatataaatatataatcATCAGCAGAACATATGATGAGgaacatggacggttctgataaTAGGATCATTTCAGTAAGTGGACCTAATGGGCGGCTATCCTCAGCTGCCTCACATGTGAAATGAATTGTACAAAATCACATTTTACCTTCAGCTTTTGAGATAAATTTGCAGTCTTTTGCTTTTTTAACCTTTCTATTTAAAGTCGCCTACGCAAGCGTGACTCAGTTTTCAAAGTATGCCGtgttagaaaagaaaataaaagggagagaaaagGACAGAGCCATGTGCTAGTTCGACTACTGCAATGCTGGCACTTTCATATCAGTTATGTCAATGTCTCTTTTAGATTCACCAATTAGAGTCTCTTAGAGAACATCTAATGATGGACATTGACGGTTCTGATTATCTtagggatgcggattgcctaTGGGGATCCACACTGTAGGAAGTTCCTGTGGATGGAAGATAAgaggagcccactgtgatgcgtttgtAAGAAATTAACCCCGTTCATTCGTTTTGCTAGCTCACATTAAGACATATGCCTTCGAAGAAAGCAGATACAAAACTAATTTGGTGAATGTGGGGACTTTATTGAAATGCAtgttaatgtttatatgccatccaaactgttcataaagtcattctTACATGTATTAATTGAAAACACAtcaatattagcctgatccaaaactctatgaCCTTGTGAATGCCTTAAAGGCGGAcattcaattctcattgtttACTAAAGTCATTTCTACTAATATTAACTGAAaacacataaatattagcctgatctaaaacttctatgaccgaATAAATGCGTCATAGGCAGACcttcaattctcattgtttcttagtttggctcacttaagttttggatctgcctaattttttaggTTCATGTGTAACatgagcaggaaaaatggattgatgggttgaatttctcaaaaacatcatggtgggcccgaccAAGCTTGGAACTGATGGAATTTCCTGTTGTAGGGGGTCGAAATTAATGTGCGTCCTTATTTTAGTAGGTGGCACCAATGGTGCAATACGCGTTCAAAAGCACATCTTTACGTCAGCTTATCAAtttcaagaagagagagagagagagagagagagagagagagagagatccaatgCAGCGATTTCATATTAGCTATGTTGAAAGCTCTTTGAGATTTAGTAATCAGCATCCTTAGTAACTTGCAGTAACTTATATATTAAAGAAAaagggggaagaagaagaagaaattagttATATTTGTCTCTGCCAATCCACAGAACTACTTTCATGTCCACAGCGGTTCCCACACGTGGCCAAGATTGCTGCTGTCTTCAGGGAAACTGCCGTTATTAGCCTGGAAGATTTGAGGATTATTGGCCAAGTAGGAGTCCACCAACGGTTGGGATTGAGAGTGAGCCATCTCCATGTAAATGATGGCCACAAGATTAGCCTGTTGGGTCTGCATGTTGATCAGCTCTGCTTGCGCCTTGGCTAGTTGCGTCTGAAGCTCGCTTACTTGTTTCTGGAGCTGGCAAATCGCTCCTGCACATCCATACACCGGATCTCTAATACGAGCATTCGCTTCATACACCATACTGCTTACTGCATCTGCTCTCTGACTTTCTGGGAGTTCCTGTATATCAAAACCCATTATATACTTGCATTTAATAATTGCATTGTCCATTTAAATTTCTTAATTCAGAGTTTCTTGCGCATTGTCGGTTCTATCAAGTGCACAAACTTCCCAAATTTAACTAACAATATAAGATATGGTGGAGATAGTTGAATGAATGTGATTTCTTTCTATGTATTATCACATATTAAAAATGAATTACCTGCAAGAACTTGATGATGTTGCTGGCACCAAACACCCTATGAGCAGTGGTGAACTTGAGTGGTTCCGTTGGCGGGAAATAAGGTGCCAGAACGCATTTTTCGACACATCTTCGGCGAAGGATTTTGCATGCGGCGCAAGGGCTGACTACAACAGATGGGGGAGAATGGATAGGAAGAGGGGGAGAGGATGAAGGAGAAGGAGATGGAGATAGAGAAAAAGAAccggttgttgttgttgttgtagtgGTTTCGTTTGGATCCATTTTTAGGTGTGGGTTTGGTGAGAGAAGATAGAAAAATGGAGGGAGGGAAGAAGAGTGAAATGGCTAGGACTTGTGTCGGCTAGAGTTGGGGTTAATACCCATATATATAGAAGTGGGTAGCGCCCACTTATGGCGTCGTCTCATAGAAAGGTGATGTCAGCATGGAAATTCGCCTCTCTCCAGCGGTGAAATTCTTTTTACTAGTTTCTTCGGTCCACagtccacacatgtgcacacataaGCTTTGCAGGCAGCATAAATTCAAATACTATGGgtgggtgggccacatcgtgGATTGGACATAAGAGAAAGATAATAGACTACCACACagacacaaaagaaaagaaaaatgcccGCGTTGTACGAGGACACTTTGTGAGAAACGCGTAAGATCTTGTACTTGAGAGGGAAACAACTGTTGAAAACGGCTGCTAATATATCTCGTGAGATAAGGAACAAAAGTAAGTAAATATCCTTATCAAGGAGAAGCTTgttataaaatattgattttctaaaagtatttttaatataaaataatatatataatatataaaaaagtaTTTGAAAAAgacctttttgtgggttttgggaatagtcccacatttgaaaataatagaagaaaaagtggtttaaatgaaagtgttggagtactataatatttgcttacctagtcCAAGGACCATTGGACTTGTGTGTTTCAGTACTTACGGGCTCGGGCacggtgcgagggcatgggcatgtgaggcagtgtagctgtagaggcgctagtggcgcactttgcacttcgcatatGTGCGATTAGTTAGCTAAGGTGAGTAGCTGATTGGAAGGGGAGACcagaggaatgagagagaggtcttccagtatatatagagaggCTGAAAAGAACTGTTATAACAAAAACTGTAACAGttgtgccattagtgcagggtccagctgtaacagctgcatggctagcccaacagttagaaaacagctagctgctgtctcacaacagtcagcatgcggcagcttaatggcccatgtacaacagtcagaaaattaccataaaacggctagttttctccaacggCCAGAAAATGAtcatgggatttatttccctggatcataacccccagccaccacaacctatataaacaacgcctggatgggtttccaaaccatctcaactcactccagcat
This window encodes:
- the LOC131243379 gene encoding LOB domain-containing protein 1-like; this translates as MDPNETTTTTTTTGSFSLSPSPSPSSSPPLPIHSPPSVVVSPCAACKILRRRCVEKCVLAPYFPPTEPLKFTTAHRVFGASNIIKFLQELPESQRADAVSSMVYEANARIRDPVYGCAGAICQLQKQVSELQTQLAKAQAELINMQTQQANLVAIIYMEMAHSQSQPLVDSYLANNPQIFQANNGSFPEDSSNLGHVWEPLWT